Proteins from a genomic interval of Streptomyces sp. NBC_01445:
- a CDS encoding penicillin-binding transpeptidase domain-containing protein, which translates to MRKGAKAAVIGGVFAIMVGGAGYGAYNVVTAVTGSGGSSTAGAPSPRRTGPPTADEIKDVSQKFLAAWAKSDPGTASTYTNNAESALSALTGWHDDAHITQTTLTAEAPSGAQVPFKVKATVSFEGKKKTLSYDSSLKIVRGLNTGKALVDWQASVVHPDMRRGDTLVTGEASAPPIEAVDRSGAVLTKEKYPSLGPILDQLREKYGDTAGGRAGVETYIQPENEDAGTKTLLTLVKGKAGELHTTLSATAQAAAEKAVKSFDESSVVAVQPSTGQVLAVANHRQDGFNAAFQGEQAPGSTMKVITAAMLIDNGVASVNSPAPCTDTATWQSQTFHNLPGMKANEGANLADSFARSCNTAFVKLIDEKPLTDESLTREAQDRFGLGQDNWKTGIASADGKIPPSGGPDRAANAIGQGQIQMNPLNMASVTATAKTGVFRQPVIVPRSLDDRQLATARGLAPNTAAQLRQMMYRTATVGTAAQVMAGLGPEIGAKTGSAEVTGQTKSNSWFTAYRGDVAAAAVTEEGGHGGDAAGPIVAAVLRAGS; encoded by the coding sequence ATGCGCAAGGGGGCCAAGGCGGCTGTGATCGGCGGGGTGTTCGCCATCATGGTCGGGGGCGCGGGATACGGCGCGTACAACGTGGTGACGGCCGTGACCGGTTCGGGCGGATCGAGTACGGCGGGGGCACCCTCGCCGCGCAGGACGGGGCCGCCGACGGCGGACGAGATCAAGGACGTGTCGCAGAAGTTCCTCGCGGCGTGGGCGAAGTCCGACCCGGGCACCGCGTCGACGTACACGAACAACGCGGAGTCTGCGCTCTCGGCGCTGACCGGCTGGCACGACGACGCGCACATCACGCAGACCACGCTGACGGCGGAGGCGCCCTCGGGGGCGCAGGTGCCGTTCAAGGTGAAGGCCACGGTGTCGTTCGAGGGGAAGAAGAAGACCCTCTCGTACGACTCCTCGCTGAAGATCGTGCGGGGCCTCAACACCGGCAAGGCGCTGGTCGACTGGCAGGCGTCCGTCGTACACCCGGACATGCGCAGGGGCGACACCCTCGTCACGGGCGAGGCCTCGGCGCCGCCCATCGAGGCCGTGGACCGCTCGGGCGCCGTCCTGACGAAGGAGAAGTACCCCTCGCTCGGGCCGATCCTGGACCAGCTGCGCGAGAAGTACGGCGACACGGCCGGGGGCCGCGCGGGTGTGGAGACGTACATCCAGCCCGAGAACGAGGACGCCGGGACCAAGACGCTGCTCACGCTCGTGAAGGGCAAGGCCGGCGAGCTGCACACGACGCTCAGCGCGACCGCGCAGGCGGCGGCGGAGAAGGCCGTGAAGAGCTTCGACGAGTCGTCCGTGGTGGCCGTGCAGCCGAGCACGGGCCAGGTCCTGGCGGTCGCCAACCACCGCCAGGACGGCTTCAACGCCGCCTTCCAGGGCGAGCAGGCCCCCGGCTCCACGATGAAGGTCATCACCGCGGCGATGCTCATCGACAACGGTGTCGCCTCGGTCAACAGCCCGGCGCCCTGCACGGACACCGCGACCTGGCAGAGCCAGACCTTCCACAACCTGCCGGGCATGAAGGCCAACGAGGGCGCCAACCTCGCGGACAGCTTCGCGCGGTCCTGCAACACCGCGTTCGTGAAGCTCATCGACGAGAAGCCGCTGACGGACGAGTCCTTGACGCGTGAGGCGCAGGACCGCTTCGGTCTCGGCCAGGACAACTGGAAGACCGGCATCGCGTCGGCGGACGGCAAGATCCCGCCGTCCGGCGGCCCCGACCGCGCGGCCAACGCCATCGGGCAGGGCCAGATCCAGATGAACCCGCTGAACATGGCGTCCGTCACGGCGACCGCGAAGACGGGTGTCTTCCGGCAGCCGGTGATCGTGCCGCGCTCCCTCGACGACCGGCAGCTCGCCACCGCCCGCGGCCTCGCCCCCAACACCGCCGCTCAGCTGCGGCAGATGATGTACCGCACCGCGACGGTGGGCACCGCCGCGCAGGTCATGGCGGGTCTCGGCCCGGAGATCGGCGCCAAGACCGGCTCGGCGGAGGTCACCGGCCAGACCAAGTCGAACAGCTGGTTCACCGCCTACCGCGGGGACGTCGCGGCGGCGGCGGTCACCGAGGAGGGCGGCCACGGCGGCGACGCCGCGGGCCCGATCGTGGCGGCGGTGCTACGGGCGGGTAGCTGA
- a CDS encoding PP2C family protein-serine/threonine phosphatase: MTVATITTPVAQTLQAWRRSALWLVGPLVLIVAVPVADHFLPPDVHLAHLLIVAPAVTSAVTGPRLTALVGGLAVAALVIAGAERSVLITESVLVELAALAVLCALLTLFSLLRDRHELELLRVRSVSDATQRVVLRPLPGKVGPVSIASEYRSAEADTRIGGDLYAVARTSDSTRLVIGDVRGKGLASISDTSIMLGAFHAAAHRQSPLPQLVAYLENAVRWGLAEFSESSRAEADAEERFVTAAVVDIPDNDPVVHVISCGHPPPLLLHNSTVTALSVPDPALPLGLGGLADGPYAQTTFPFAHGDQLLLYTDGVSETRDGEGIFYPLAERAAAWADHAPAALVQKITTDLKAYAGGPLDDDMAMIVVQRNEANASSSDDAARPEPAAPTTLITAQRRPKPPDAAPDQRQMP; the protein is encoded by the coding sequence GTGACAGTTGCGACCATCACGACACCAGTGGCCCAGACTCTGCAAGCCTGGCGCCGGTCGGCACTGTGGTTGGTGGGCCCCTTGGTGCTGATTGTCGCGGTACCCGTGGCCGACCATTTCCTGCCGCCGGACGTCCATCTCGCCCACCTACTCATCGTGGCCCCGGCGGTTACCTCCGCAGTCACGGGTCCGCGGCTGACCGCGCTGGTCGGTGGGCTCGCGGTGGCGGCTCTTGTCATCGCAGGGGCGGAGCGCTCGGTCCTGATCACCGAGAGTGTCCTCGTCGAGCTGGCGGCCCTCGCGGTGCTCTGCGCCCTCTTGACGCTCTTCTCCCTTCTGCGTGACCGGCATGAGCTGGAGCTGCTCCGGGTACGTTCGGTCTCCGACGCGACACAGCGCGTCGTCCTGCGTCCGCTGCCGGGCAAGGTCGGGCCGGTGTCCATCGCCTCGGAGTACCGCAGCGCCGAAGCCGACACCCGTATCGGTGGTGACCTCTATGCCGTCGCCCGCACCTCCGACTCCACCCGGTTGGTCATCGGGGATGTACGGGGCAAGGGTCTCGCTTCGATCAGCGATACCTCGATCATGCTGGGCGCCTTCCACGCCGCGGCCCACCGTCAGTCCCCGCTGCCGCAACTGGTCGCGTACCTGGAAAACGCCGTCCGGTGGGGTCTGGCGGAATTTTCGGAGTCCTCGAGGGCCGAGGCGGACGCCGAGGAACGCTTCGTGACCGCCGCGGTGGTGGACATCCCGGACAACGATCCGGTGGTTCACGTGATCAGCTGCGGGCACCCGCCGCCCCTGCTCCTGCACAACTCCACCGTGACCGCGCTCAGCGTGCCGGACCCCGCTCTGCCCCTTGGCCTTGGCGGTCTGGCCGACGGCCCCTACGCCCAGACGACCTTCCCGTTCGCCCATGGCGACCAGCTTCTGCTCTATACCGACGGCGTCAGCGAGACCCGCGACGGGGAGGGCATCTTCTATCCGCTCGCGGAGCGCGCCGCCGCCTGGGCCGACCATGCGCCCGCAGCACTGGTGCAGAAGATCACGACCGACCTCAAGGCTTACGCAGGAGGCCCGCTGGACGACGACATGGCGATGATCGTGGTCCAGCGGAACGAGGCCAACGCATCCTCCTCCGACGACGCAGCCAGGCCCGAGCCCGCCGCTCCCACTACCTTGATCACGGCCCAGAGACGGCCCAAGCCGCCTGATGCGGCCCCCGACCAGAGGCAAATGCCCTGA
- a CDS encoding penicillin-binding transpeptidase domain-containing protein: MGSRGRQPERKKANAAVIGGVVAVVVLGAGVSAYALFSGDSDRTTAADDKPRIKTGPVTAAEVRTAADRFLTAWAAGDTAKAAAATDDATAATAALTSYGKDAHLSGVKLTPGKRAGAKMPFAVSATVAYGGKSKPFAYGSELTVVRRVKDGKPLVGWQASVVHPDLKDGDRLVTGAAGDPPIKATDRSGNELTAAEYPSLGTVIDGLREKYGKKAGGTAGIELRVVHKDSGKESEHTPDKTLVTLSKGTPGTLRTTISPTSQAVAERQVAKREKAAVVVIKPSTGEILAVANSRPEGFNTALQGSLAPGSTMKIVTSSMLLEKNLAGVDKKHPCPKYVTYGGWKFQNDDKFEIKDGTFRASFARSCNTAFISQAKELEDGDLTKQAQEVFGLGRDNWSIGVPSFDGAVPVQSQAQMAASLIGQGGVRMNPLNMASVVATAKTGEFKQPYLVSPEFDHRTLATASRKLSPSTVSALRDLLHYTAVAGTAVEPMSGLGTDMGAKTGSAEVDGQKEPNGWFTAWRGDLASAAVVQQGGHGGDSAGPVVRQMLLAGD, translated from the coding sequence GTGGGCAGCAGAGGCAGGCAACCCGAGCGCAAGAAGGCGAACGCGGCCGTGATCGGCGGCGTGGTCGCCGTCGTGGTGCTCGGCGCCGGAGTCAGCGCCTACGCCCTCTTCAGCGGCGACTCGGACCGGACGACCGCGGCCGACGACAAGCCCCGCATCAAGACGGGTCCCGTCACCGCGGCCGAGGTCCGCACCGCGGCCGACCGGTTCCTGACCGCGTGGGCCGCGGGCGACACCGCGAAGGCGGCGGCCGCCACGGACGACGCCACCGCGGCGACGGCCGCCCTCACCTCGTACGGCAAGGACGCCCATCTGTCCGGGGTGAAGCTGACGCCCGGGAAGCGTGCCGGGGCGAAGATGCCGTTCGCGGTGTCGGCGACGGTCGCGTACGGGGGAAAGTCGAAGCCGTTCGCGTACGGCTCCGAACTGACCGTCGTGCGGCGGGTGAAGGACGGCAAGCCGCTCGTCGGGTGGCAGGCGTCCGTCGTGCACCCGGACCTCAAGGACGGTGACCGGCTCGTCACGGGCGCGGCCGGTGACCCGCCGATCAAGGCGACGGACCGCTCCGGGAACGAGCTGACCGCGGCCGAGTACCCCTCGCTCGGCACCGTCATCGACGGGCTGCGCGAGAAGTACGGCAAGAAGGCCGGCGGCACGGCGGGCATCGAGCTGCGCGTCGTCCACAAGGACAGCGGCAAGGAGAGCGAGCACACGCCCGACAAGACGCTCGTCACGCTCTCCAAGGGCACGCCCGGCACGCTGCGTACGACGATCAGCCCGACGTCGCAGGCCGTCGCCGAACGCCAGGTCGCCAAGCGGGAGAAAGCCGCGGTCGTCGTCATCAAGCCGTCGACCGGAGAGATCCTCGCGGTCGCCAACTCCCGCCCCGAAGGCTTCAACACGGCCCTCCAGGGCTCCCTCGCGCCCGGCTCCACGATGAAGATCGTGACGTCGTCGATGCTCCTGGAGAAGAACCTCGCGGGCGTCGACAAGAAGCACCCGTGCCCCAAGTACGTGACGTACGGCGGCTGGAAGTTCCAGAACGACGACAAGTTCGAGATCAAGGACGGCACGTTCCGGGCCAGCTTCGCGCGCTCGTGCAACACCGCCTTCATCAGCCAGGCCAAGGAGCTGGAGGACGGCGACCTGACGAAGCAGGCGCAGGAGGTCTTCGGGCTCGGCCGCGACAACTGGTCGATCGGCGTGCCCAGCTTCGACGGCGCGGTCCCGGTGCAGTCGCAGGCGCAGATGGCGGCCTCGCTGATCGGGCAGGGCGGCGTGCGGATGAACCCGCTCAACATGGCGTCGGTCGTCGCCACCGCCAAGACGGGCGAGTTCAAGCAGCCCTACCTCGTCTCGCCCGAATTCGACCACCGCACGCTCGCCACGGCGTCCCGCAAGCTGTCCCCGTCGACCGTGAGCGCCCTGCGCGACCTGCTGCACTACACCGCGGTCGCCGGTACGGCGGTCGAGCCGATGTCGGGGCTCGGCACCGACATGGGCGCGAAGACCGGCTCGGCGGAGGTCGACGGGCAGAAGGAGCCGAACGGCTGGTTCACGGCCTGGCGCGGCGACCTGGCCTCGGCGGCGGTCGTCCAGCAGGGCGGCCACGGCGGTGACTCGGCGGGTCCCGTGGTGCGGCAGATGCTGCTCGCGGGGGACTGA
- the rsmI gene encoding 16S rRNA (cytidine(1402)-2'-O)-methyltransferase, translating into MDPVTSSPESPGTLVLAGTPIGDVSDAPPRLSKELAGADVIAAEDTRRLRRLTQALGVTPGGRVVSYFEGNESARTPELVEALAGGARVLLVTDAGMPSVSDPGYRLVAAAVERDIKVTAVPGPSAVLTALALSGLPVDRFCFEGFLPRKAGERMGRLKEVAEERRTLVYFEAPHRLDDTLAAMAEAFGADRRAAVCRELTKTYEEVKRGPLGELAKWAAEGVRGEITVVVEGAPEKGAESLDASELVRRVQVREEAGERRKEAIAAVAAEAGLPKREVFDAVVAAKNAARGAPSEGKGLS; encoded by the coding sequence ATGGATCCCGTGACATCAAGCCCAGAATCCCCCGGAACGCTCGTGCTCGCGGGCACGCCCATCGGAGACGTGTCGGACGCGCCGCCCCGGCTCAGCAAGGAGCTGGCCGGCGCCGACGTCATCGCCGCCGAGGACACCCGCAGGCTGCGGCGCCTGACGCAGGCGCTCGGGGTGACGCCGGGCGGGCGCGTCGTGTCGTACTTCGAGGGGAACGAGTCCGCCCGCACACCCGAGCTGGTCGAGGCGCTCGCGGGCGGGGCCCGGGTGCTGCTCGTGACCGACGCGGGGATGCCGTCCGTGTCCGACCCCGGGTACCGGCTCGTCGCCGCCGCCGTCGAGCGGGACATCAAGGTCACCGCCGTGCCCGGTCCGTCCGCCGTGCTGACCGCGCTCGCGCTGTCCGGGCTGCCCGTCGACCGGTTCTGCTTCGAGGGCTTCCTGCCCCGCAAGGCCGGCGAGCGCATGGGCCGGCTCAAGGAAGTGGCGGAGGAACGCCGCACCCTCGTCTATTTCGAGGCCCCGCACCGCCTCGACGACACCCTCGCCGCGATGGCGGAGGCATTCGGCGCCGACCGCAGGGCGGCCGTGTGCCGCGAGCTCACCAAGACGTACGAGGAAGTGAAGCGGGGCCCGCTCGGGGAACTCGCGAAATGGGCCGCTGAAGGCGTACGCGGCGAAATCACCGTCGTCGTCGAGGGCGCCCCGGAGAAGGGCGCGGAGTCACTCGACGCCTCCGAGCTGGTGCGCAGGGTGCAGGTGCGCGAGGAGGCGGGGGAGCGGCGCAAGGAAGCAATCGCCGCGGTGGCCGCCGAAGCGGGGCTACCCAAGCGTGAGGTCTTCGATGCCGTGGTGGCGGCAAAGAATGCCGCTCGGGGCGCCCCATCGGAGGGCAAAGGACTATCGTGA
- a CDS encoding dolichyl-phosphate-mannose--protein mannosyltransferase has translation MTSTASSPHSPSTSAPPGRSPGEGRQPSMWERRLRRFGHVARPRGDVGTRLVPPYAPPSSRLWATLGLSDGVARGMTRWSGWLGPLLVTLVAGLMRFWHLGSPKAVIFDETYYAKDAWALIHRGFEVNWDKNANDLILKTDGHVPIPHDAAYVVHPPVGKYVIGIGEWLFGFNPFGWRFMTAVLGTLCVLLVCRIGRRLFRSTFLGCLAGLLLAVDGLAFVMSRTALLDSILVFFVVAAFGCLVVDRDKARGKLAAALPRGEDGVPRPDAHIAETLRLGLRPWRLLAGLCLGLAAGTKWNGFIYVAAFGILTVLWDVGARRVAGAGRPYVTVLKRDLGWAFLSTVPVAVGTYVLSWLGWILSPADGTGGYFRNWAATDGRGGSWTWLFPDWVRSLWHYEHEVYKFNVGLSSPHIYQSNPWSWLVDGRPVSYFYESPLPGKDGCPAGAGDKCAREVLALGTPLLWWAAAFAVLYLLWRWFFRRDWRAGAIACAIAAGYLPWFNYQERTIFFFYAVVFVPFLCLAVAMLVGAILGPPGSGERRRVVGAAGAGVLVLLIVWNFVYFWPIYTGQAIPFSSWQSRMWLDSWV, from the coding sequence GTGACCAGTACTGCGTCCTCGCCGCACTCGCCCTCGACCAGCGCCCCGCCGGGCCGAAGCCCCGGCGAGGGGCGGCAGCCGTCGATGTGGGAGCGCCGGCTGCGGCGGTTCGGTCACGTGGCGCGGCCCAGAGGCGACGTGGGCACGCGGCTCGTGCCGCCGTACGCGCCGCCGTCGTCGCGGCTGTGGGCGACGCTCGGCCTCTCCGACGGGGTCGCGCGGGGCATGACGCGCTGGTCGGGCTGGCTCGGTCCGCTGCTCGTGACGCTGGTCGCGGGCCTGATGCGGTTCTGGCATCTCGGCAGCCCGAAGGCCGTGATATTCGACGAGACGTACTACGCGAAGGACGCGTGGGCGCTGATCCACCGCGGCTTCGAGGTCAACTGGGACAAGAACGCCAACGACCTGATCCTCAAGACCGACGGCCATGTGCCGATCCCGCACGACGCCGCGTACGTCGTGCATCCGCCGGTCGGCAAGTACGTCATCGGGATCGGTGAGTGGCTGTTCGGGTTCAACCCGTTCGGCTGGCGGTTCATGACGGCGGTGCTCGGCACGCTGTGCGTGCTGCTGGTGTGCCGCATCGGGCGGCGGCTGTTCCGCTCGACGTTCCTCGGCTGCCTGGCCGGTCTGCTGCTCGCCGTGGACGGCCTCGCGTTCGTCATGAGCCGCACGGCGCTCCTCGACTCGATCCTCGTGTTCTTCGTCGTTGCCGCGTTCGGCTGCCTGGTCGTGGACCGCGACAAGGCGCGCGGGAAGCTCGCTGCCGCGCTCCCGAGGGGCGAGGACGGCGTGCCACGCCCCGACGCGCACATCGCCGAGACGCTGCGCCTGGGCCTGCGCCCGTGGCGGCTGCTGGCCGGCCTGTGCCTGGGTCTCGCCGCGGGCACGAAGTGGAACGGCTTCATCTATGTGGCCGCGTTCGGCATCCTCACGGTCCTGTGGGACGTCGGCGCGCGCCGCGTCGCCGGGGCCGGCCGGCCGTACGTCACCGTGCTCAAGCGGGACCTCGGCTGGGCGTTCCTGTCGACGGTGCCGGTCGCGGTCGGCACCTACGTCCTGTCCTGGCTCGGCTGGATCCTTTCTCCTGCCGACGGGACCGGCGGCTACTTCCGCAACTGGGCGGCGACCGACGGCCGGGGCGGCTCCTGGACCTGGCTGTTCCCCGACTGGGTGCGCAGCCTGTGGCACTACGAGCACGAGGTCTACAAGTTCAACGTGGGGCTCAGCTCCCCGCACATCTACCAGTCGAACCCGTGGAGCTGGCTCGTCGACGGCAGGCCGGTCTCGTACTTCTACGAGTCCCCGCTGCCCGGCAAGGACGGCTGCCCGGCCGGCGCGGGCGACAAGTGCGCCCGCGAGGTCCTCGCGCTCGGCACCCCGCTGCTGTGGTGGGCCGCGGCGTTCGCCGTGCTGTATCTGCTGTGGCGCTGGTTCTTCCGCCGCGACTGGCGGGCGGGAGCCATCGCGTGCGCCATCGCCGCGGGCTATCTGCCCTGGTTCAACTACCAGGAACGCACGATCTTCTTCTTCTACGCGGTCGTCTTCGTGCCCTTCCTCTGTCTCGCCGTCGCGATGCTGGTCGGCGCGATCCTCGGGCCACCGGGCTCCGGGGAGCGGCGCAGAGTCGTGGGCGCGGCGGGCGCGGGCGTGCTCGTCCTGCTGATCGTGTGGAACTTCGTCTACTTCTGGCCGATCTATACCGGCCAAGCGATCCCGTTCAGCTCCTGGCAGTCCCGGATGTGGCTGGACTCCTGGGTCTAG
- a CDS encoding YbaK/EbsC family protein yields the protein MSTPEPAASAAHPRFAEALAELGLADVLPLVRRFPEATRTAQEAAAAIDCELSQICKSLIFAADGVPVLVLMDGASRVDVELVRRELGAEKVTRAKADVVRATTGYAIGGIPPFGHLTRTRVLADRSLLDHDTVWAAAGTPYAVFPMDPKSLIAHAGATLVDVRESAQ from the coding sequence ATGAGCACCCCGGAACCCGCCGCATCCGCCGCGCACCCCCGTTTCGCCGAGGCCCTCGCCGAGCTGGGCCTGGCCGACGTCCTCCCGCTCGTCCGCCGCTTCCCGGAGGCGACCAGGACCGCGCAGGAGGCGGCGGCCGCGATCGACTGCGAACTCAGCCAGATCTGCAAGTCGCTGATCTTCGCCGCGGACGGGGTGCCGGTGCTTGTCCTGATGGACGGTGCGTCGCGGGTGGACGTGGAGCTGGTCCGGCGCGAGCTGGGCGCGGAGAAGGTCACCCGCGCCAAGGCGGACGTCGTGCGCGCGACGACCGGATACGCGATCGGCGGCATCCCGCCCTTCGGACACCTCACCAGGACCCGGGTCCTCGCCGACCGCTCGCTCCTGGACCACGACACCGTGTGGGCCGCCGCCGGCACCCCGTACGCCGTGTTCCCCATGGACCCCAAGTCGCTGATCGCACACGCCGGCGCGACCCTCGTGGACGTCCGCGAGAGCGCTCAGTGA
- a CDS encoding TatD family hydrolase, with product MSSDRSKDVTPPPLPAPLAVPVADSHTHLDMQSGTVEEGLAKAASVGVTTVVQVGCDVNGSRWAADTAAAHPSVHATVALHPNEAPRIVLGDPDGWSRQGERPAGGDAALDEALAEIDRLAALPHVKGVGETGLDHFRTGPEGIAAQERSFRAHIEIAKRHGKALVIHDRDAHDDVLRILKEEGAPERTVFHCYSGDAEMARICAENGYFMSFAGNITFKNAQPLRDALAVAPRELVLVETDAPFLTPAPYRGRPNAPYLIPVTLRAMAAVKGLDEDALAAAVSANTARAFGY from the coding sequence ATGAGCTCTGACCGTTCGAAGGACGTCACCCCGCCGCCGCTGCCCGCGCCCCTCGCGGTGCCGGTCGCCGACTCGCACACCCACCTCGACATGCAGTCGGGCACGGTGGAGGAGGGCCTCGCCAAGGCCGCGTCGGTGGGTGTGACGACCGTCGTCCAGGTCGGCTGCGACGTGAACGGGTCCCGCTGGGCCGCCGACACCGCGGCCGCGCACCCGAGCGTGCACGCCACCGTCGCCCTGCACCCGAACGAAGCGCCCCGTATCGTCCTCGGCGACCCCGACGGCTGGTCGCGGCAGGGGGAGCGGCCGGCCGGCGGCGACGCGGCCCTCGACGAGGCGCTCGCGGAGATCGACCGGCTCGCGGCCCTCCCGCACGTCAAGGGCGTCGGCGAGACCGGACTCGACCACTTCCGTACGGGACCTGAAGGCATCGCCGCGCAGGAGCGCTCCTTCCGGGCCCACATCGAGATCGCCAAGCGGCACGGCAAGGCGCTCGTGATTCACGACCGCGACGCCCACGACGACGTGCTGCGGATCCTCAAGGAGGAGGGCGCCCCCGAGCGCACCGTCTTCCACTGCTACTCCGGAGACGCGGAGATGGCCCGGATCTGCGCGGAGAACGGCTACTTCATGTCGTTCGCCGGGAACATCACCTTCAAGAACGCGCAGCCCCTGCGCGACGCGCTCGCCGTCGCTCCGCGCGAGCTCGTCCTGGTCGAGACCGACGCGCCCTTCCTGACCCCCGCGCCCTACCGCGGACGGCCTAATGCCCCGTATCTCATTCCGGTCACGCTGCGCGCGATGGCCGCGGTGAAGGGCCTCGACGAGGACGCCCTCGCGGCGGCCGTCTCCGCCAACACGGCCCGCGCCTTCGGCTACTGA
- a CDS encoding ubiquitin-like domain-containing protein: protein MSNSPYGTYEPQETLDALGTYDPPPGPQSYGGTYRPGYESMETQPAWQVPEALLPHQSAPAAGRAEARRAARRRKRPERPETLRRLLPQALVVVFLAGGTTAFVAADKAVQLSVEGRPRTLHTFADDVGELLADEGVDVGPHDVVAPAPGTALASGDEVTVRYGRLVHLTIDGQRRQVWTTAGTVDGALHQLGVRAEGAYVSASRSRRIARDGLEFDVRTERSVTVMADGRERTIRTNAATVRDAVDEAGVSLHGQDTTSVPQDSFPRDGQTITVMRIKGSKEVREEVIQYAVERTQDPTLFRGTEVVERAGRQGARRVTYALRTVNGVKQKPRRMSAEVVREPRSQVVKVGTKPLPPSVAGADGLNWGGLARCESGGRPAATDATGTYGGLYQFDVQTWHSLGGGGRPQDASASEQTYRAKKLYVRRGASPWPHCGGRLHG from the coding sequence GTGAGCAATTCGCCGTACGGGACGTATGAGCCGCAGGAAACGCTCGACGCGCTCGGGACATACGACCCACCGCCCGGCCCGCAGTCCTACGGGGGCACCTACCGCCCCGGCTACGAGTCGATGGAGACCCAGCCGGCCTGGCAGGTGCCCGAAGCGCTGCTGCCGCACCAGTCCGCCCCGGCCGCGGGGCGCGCCGAAGCCCGCAGGGCGGCCCGGCGCAGGAAACGGCCCGAGCGGCCCGAGACCCTCAGACGCCTGCTGCCGCAGGCCCTCGTCGTCGTGTTCCTGGCCGGCGGCACCACCGCGTTCGTCGCCGCCGACAAGGCGGTCCAGCTCAGCGTCGAAGGCAGGCCGCGCACCCTGCACACCTTCGCGGACGACGTCGGCGAGCTGCTCGCCGACGAGGGGGTCGACGTCGGCCCGCACGACGTCGTCGCGCCCGCCCCCGGGACCGCCCTGGCCAGCGGGGACGAGGTCACCGTGCGCTACGGCAGGCTCGTCCACCTCACCATTGACGGGCAGCGCCGCCAGGTGTGGACCACCGCGGGCACCGTCGACGGCGCGCTCCACCAGCTGGGCGTGCGCGCCGAGGGCGCCTACGTCTCCGCGTCCCGCTCCCGCCGCATCGCCCGCGACGGCCTCGAGTTCGACGTCCGCACGGAACGCAGCGTCACGGTCATGGCCGACGGGCGCGAGCGCACCATCCGTACCAACGCCGCCACCGTCCGGGACGCCGTGGACGAGGCGGGCGTCTCGCTGCACGGCCAGGACACCACGTCCGTGCCGCAGGACAGCTTCCCGCGCGACGGGCAGACGATCACCGTCATGCGGATCAAGGGCAGCAAGGAGGTGCGCGAGGAAGTCATCCAGTACGCCGTGGAGCGCACCCAGGACCCGACGCTGTTCCGCGGCACCGAGGTCGTCGAACGGGCGGGCCGCCAGGGCGCCCGCCGCGTCACCTACGCCCTGCGCACCGTCAACGGCGTCAAGCAGAAGCCGCGCCGCATGAGCGCCGAGGTCGTGCGCGAGCCGCGCAGCCAGGTCGTGAAGGTCGGCACCAAGCCGCTGCCGCCCTCCGTCGCAGGCGCCGACGGCCTGAACTGGGGCGGGCTCGCCCGGTGCGAGTCCGGCGGGCGCCCCGCCGCGACCGACGCCACCGGCACCTATGGCGGCCTCTACCAGTTCGACGTACAGACCTGGCACAGCCTGGGCGGCGGCGGCCGGCCCCAGGACGCGTCCGCCTCCGAGCAGACGTACCGGGCGAAGAAGCTCTACGTGCGGCGCGGGGCGAGCCCGTGGCCGCACTGCGGGGGCCGCCTGCACGGGTAG